The following are from one region of the Rhizobacter sp. AJA081-3 genome:
- a CDS encoding thioredoxin family protein — MHTAVRLASIVATLGAALTAPLPAFAAAAVGQSAPAFSATDTSGKTVSLADFKGRTVVLEWVNPGCPFVRKHYDSANMQATQKSAAAKGVVWLAVNSTHAGASDYLAPAALAGWMKDQGAAPAATLMDADGKLGRAYGARTTPHMYVIDARGTLVYAGAIDSKPTANPADIKGATNHVNQALADTLAGKPVSVATSQAYGCSVKYAD, encoded by the coding sequence ATGCACACCGCCGTTCGCCTTGCCTCGATCGTTGCCACGCTCGGCGCCGCACTGACGGCACCGCTGCCCGCCTTCGCCGCTGCGGCGGTGGGCCAGAGCGCGCCGGCCTTCAGCGCCACCGACACCTCGGGCAAGACGGTGTCGCTGGCCGACTTCAAGGGCCGCACCGTGGTGCTCGAATGGGTCAACCCCGGCTGCCCCTTCGTGCGCAAGCACTACGACAGCGCCAACATGCAGGCGACGCAGAAGTCCGCCGCCGCCAAGGGCGTGGTGTGGCTGGCCGTCAATTCGACGCACGCCGGCGCGAGCGACTATCTGGCTCCGGCGGCGCTGGCGGGCTGGATGAAGGACCAGGGCGCCGCGCCGGCCGCGACGCTGATGGACGCCGACGGCAAGCTCGGCCGCGCCTACGGTGCCCGCACGACGCCGCACATGTACGTGATCGACGCCCGCGGCACGCTGGTCTATGCCGGCGCCATCGACAGCAAGCCGACGGCCAACCCGGCCGACATCAAGGGCGCGACCAACCATGTGAACCAGGCGCTGGCGGACACGCTCGCCGGCAAGCCGGTCAGCGTGGCCACGTCGCAGGCCTACGGCTGCTCCGTCAAGTACGCCGACTGA